The genome window CCCTTCTCAGGGTCTTCAAATTGAGGTAGAAGTGACACATACAAAATAGCAATCTTAGGATTCAGAAGGTTAGTCATGAGTCCCATTAGAAATAATTTCCGTGGTGGCTCAATAGAAATAGTACGAGGTTCCATAATAGATGTAGTACCAGGTTTAATCGAATTCCATGCGAGCCAGAGCAAGTAAGCGGCACCTGCCCACTTGACTGCTTCGTAGACAACAGGAACAGCAAGGAAAAGAACTGTAAGTCCGAACATTGTTGCGATTATATAGATTATGAAGCCAAGCATGATACCCAATAGAGAAATGACTCCTGCCATGCGCCCCTGCGTAATGGAACGGGAAATGAGATAAATCATGTTTGGCCCAGGTGAACAAACCATGCTAAGTGAAACAAGTGCAAAAGCTAGCAAAGTACTAAAACTGACCATGAATCTTCCACCCCTTTATCTTACATAAATTTCTTATTGTTCATTTTATCATGATTGACGAGAGAAAAGATTAATATATAGCTATTCATATGAGGTTAACATAAAGTCTCATTATCGGTACTTAAAAAGATTTTCTGCTTATTCCCTCCCTTTTTAGTTTGAATACTTTTCTTCAGAATCTCGCAATAATAAAATTTTTTATGCCCAATTTTATTAAATGCTCCAATATAAAAATAAAAGCACAATTCTTATTCCAGAATTGTACCCGATTGTTGCATAACATGAAGGTATTATATCGACAATAGTTACCCTAAAAACATAGCAAATAATTAAAGCACGGAAAATCTTCCCGTGCTTTTCCAAATATATATATTATTTCAGAAGATTTAGTTGCCATAGGGCACCGAACTGATGGTGTACTTATCCTAACTGGCGTTTAAATGCTTTACTGGCGAAGAAGTAAGCGATAACCATGATGCCTACGCACCAAGCAAGTGCAATCCAAATATCGTTGCCAACAGATCCTTCATACAAGAGGGCACGAATCGCATTCACGATTGCAGTCACAGGCTGATTCTCAGCGAACGCACGAACAATTTTTGGCATCGTTTCGGTAGGAACAAAGGCCGAACTGATAAAGGGCAGAAAAATTATCGGGTACGAGTAGGCTGTCGCCCCTTCCATAGACTTCGCTGTCAACCCGGGAATGACAGCCAACCATGTCAGCGCCAGCGTAAACATCCCAAGTATCCCTGCTACCGCGAGCCAATCCAGAATATTAGCACTGGAACGGAAGCCCATTAAGAGCGCAACAAGGATAACCACCACGATAGTAAGCACATTAGCAACAAGTGAGGTTAATACGTGAGCCCACAATACCGACGAGCGCTTGATGGGCATAGT of Bacillus clarus contains these proteins:
- a CDS encoding ABC transporter permease, encoding MKSKTGVLLGRLMRNIMRSPDTIITVAITPIMMMLLFVYVFGGAIETGTDNYVNYLLPGILLMAIASGVAYTSVRLFTDVKSGLMARFITMPIKRSSVLWAHVLTSLVANVLTIVVVILVALLMGFRSSANILDWLAVAGILGMFTLALTWLAVIPGLTAKSMEGATAYSYPIIFLPFISSAFVPTETMPKIVRAFAENQPVTAIVNAIRALLYEGSVGNDIWIALAWCVGIMVIAYFFASKAFKRQLG
- a CDS encoding LysE family translocator, with the protein product MVSFSTLLAFALVSLSMVCSPGPNMIYLISRSITQGRMAGVISLLGIMLGFIIYIIATMFGLTVLFLAVPVVYEAVKWAGAAYLLWLAWNSIKPGTTSIMEPRTISIEPPRKLFLMGLMTNLLNPKIAILYVSLLPQFEDPEKGSLLLQGALLGLTQITVSFIVNLLIVFTASRVAKWFGTRPTWLRVQRWLMASVLTGLAVRLACERRQ